A single Microbacterium sp. YJN-G DNA region contains:
- a CDS encoding CpaF family protein: MTSRAEIDTPVEAADVTRLPLFAQPIPPLGSPKVGRELAGAGPPDPSRASNLDWGLVAALRAQASEQLSQSIAADRARLGPASQQELGRSIVLELIDSALADEVNAGGTAWTIAHQDAMARAVFDALFRLGRLQPLVDDDRVENIIITGHDRVMLELIDGSVTRGTAVADSDEELIDFLVFLASRSEVNARGFSAAQPKLHLRLDGGARLAAAAWVTPRPSVVIRRHRLMSITLDELVDRDMLSPAAASFLRAAVRARKSIVVSGSQGAGKTTLVRALCAEIDPLEAIGTFETEYELHLHELDRHEIVHAWEARPGSGERGLDGRQAGEFTLDEALVDSFRFNLSRQIVGEVRGREIWAMIKAMESGTGSISTTHASDAVAAVRKLVTCAMEAGPHVTHGLATSKLAATIDLIVHLDLRTTASDGVSHRHRQVAEIIAIEPGERDTGYATTHVFTPDGSGRAAPAVLPDAYRSLVADGFDLPGFLAQQDARS, translated from the coding sequence ATGACCAGCCGGGCGGAGATCGACACCCCCGTCGAGGCGGCCGACGTCACCAGGCTGCCGCTGTTCGCGCAACCCATCCCGCCGCTCGGAAGCCCAAAGGTTGGACGAGAGTTGGCGGGCGCCGGCCCTCCGGATCCGTCACGAGCATCAAACCTCGACTGGGGTCTGGTGGCTGCACTGCGTGCTCAAGCGTCAGAGCAGCTGAGCCAGTCGATCGCTGCCGATCGGGCTCGCCTTGGCCCAGCATCACAGCAGGAGCTCGGCCGCTCCATCGTTCTGGAGCTGATCGACAGCGCACTGGCCGACGAGGTCAACGCCGGTGGCACAGCCTGGACCATCGCCCATCAGGACGCCATGGCCCGCGCGGTCTTCGACGCACTGTTCCGGCTCGGTCGTCTCCAGCCGCTCGTGGACGACGACCGGGTAGAAAACATCATCATCACCGGACACGACCGAGTCATGCTCGAGCTCATCGATGGTTCCGTGACCCGCGGAACGGCCGTCGCGGACTCCGACGAGGAGCTCATCGACTTCTTGGTCTTCCTCGCCTCCCGGAGTGAGGTCAATGCCCGCGGATTCTCCGCGGCCCAGCCGAAGCTGCACCTGCGCCTCGACGGCGGTGCCAGGCTCGCCGCTGCGGCGTGGGTGACTCCTCGGCCGTCGGTCGTGATCCGCCGCCACCGCCTGATGAGCATCACGCTCGACGAGCTCGTCGACCGAGACATGCTGTCACCGGCCGCGGCCTCCTTCCTTCGCGCCGCCGTACGTGCTCGCAAGAGCATCGTCGTGTCCGGCAGCCAAGGAGCCGGCAAGACCACGCTGGTGCGCGCCCTGTGTGCCGAGATCGACCCGCTCGAGGCCATTGGAACGTTCGAGACCGAGTACGAGCTTCACCTCCACGAGCTCGATCGCCACGAGATCGTCCATGCCTGGGAGGCCCGACCAGGCTCGGGCGAGCGGGGCCTCGACGGCAGACAGGCCGGGGAGTTCACCCTCGACGAGGCCCTGGTCGACTCGTTCCGCTTCAACCTGTCGCGCCAGATCGTCGGCGAGGTCCGAGGCAGGGAGATCTGGGCGATGATCAAGGCGATGGAGTCCGGGACTGGCTCCATTTCCACCACCCACGCCTCGGACGCGGTGGCGGCTGTCCGCAAGCTGGTCACGTGCGCGATGGAGGCCGGGCCCCACGTCACCCACGGCTTGGCAACCAGCAAGCTCGCCGCCACGATCGACCTGATCGTGCACCTCGACCTGCGCACGACGGCCTCCGACGGGGTCTCACATCGGCACCGGCAGGTCGCCGAGATCATCGCCATCGAACCGGGTGAACGCGACACCGGCTACGCCACCACGCACGTATTCACCCCTGACGGCAGCGGTAGGGCCGCGCCGGCGGTGTTGCCTGACGCCTACCGAAGTCTTGTCGCTGACGGCTTCGATCTCCCCGGATTCCTCGCCCAGCAAGACGCACGCTCATGA
- a CDS encoding SAF domain-containing protein, which translates to MTSTTTRNGRSVESGSTPPSPPLVPPPKLRRRPALVAGAVAAICLGALLAAWAWTSTTNTQEVLVARSTIERGSLITEDDLARVRISADPALSPVAASAFDDLVGKRAALDIAEGGLITAGATTTETVPEDGASIVGVALSPAQSPGMALQAGDRVRLVVTPPPGGEQSSGPPAFNDAEVVEVNYDSESGVLVVDVLVPHADATVLAARAATGNVALILDSRDR; encoded by the coding sequence ATGACCAGCACCACCACGAGGAACGGTAGGAGCGTCGAGAGCGGGTCGACACCGCCCTCCCCTCCACTGGTACCGCCTCCCAAGCTCCGACGTCGGCCAGCCTTGGTGGCGGGTGCTGTCGCCGCGATCTGTCTCGGGGCACTGCTCGCCGCTTGGGCGTGGACGTCGACCACGAACACGCAGGAGGTCCTGGTCGCGCGGTCCACCATCGAGCGCGGCTCACTGATCACGGAAGACGACCTCGCGCGGGTCCGGATCAGCGCTGATCCAGCCCTCTCCCCCGTGGCTGCCTCCGCGTTCGACGACCTTGTCGGGAAGCGGGCCGCGCTCGACATCGCTGAGGGCGGGCTGATCACGGCTGGGGCCACCACTACGGAGACGGTTCCCGAGGACGGGGCATCGATCGTCGGGGTTGCCCTCTCGCCAGCCCAGTCACCGGGAATGGCGCTGCAGGCCGGAGACCGGGTCCGGCTCGTGGTCACCCCACCCCCCGGTGGTGAGCAGTCGTCGGGACCTCCGGCGTTCAACGATGCCGAGGTCGTGGAGGTCAACTACGACTCCGAGAGCGGCGTCTTGGTCGTCGACGTACTGGTCCCGCATGCCGACGCCACCGTGCTCGCCGCACGCGCCGCCACCGGCAACGTCGCGCTCATCCTTGATTCCCGGGACAGGTGA
- the mobF gene encoding MobF family relaxase encodes MTVSMRVMSSGRGYDYLLKSVVRGDGDMGGTTALTRYYTQEGTPPGRWIGSGLHALGNGAIKRGDEVMPEQLALLLGTGRDPVTGEPLGRAFPEYDGVRARVAARVSKLPGDLSDEQRLEAAASIAHEEVETGTRRAVAGFDFTFSVPKSVSVLWGVADTGTQACIREAHHQALGETVAFLEREVATTRRGVDAGDGAVAQADIVGIVATAYDHWDSRLGDPQLHTHVVISNKVKTAEDGRWRSLDGRPLHAAVVAMSAHYNAVLADRMTRTFGIEWEQRDRGNNHNTAWELEPVPESLIREFSSRSRMIDQETNRLIEEYVARHGRRPSTTRIIELRAKATLTTRPEKVIRSLFDLTTEWRERVQTILGAEAVDWARRSTAGPVARPTLRADDISLHVVAQVGVSVVGAVSEKRSTWRHWNLWAEASRQTMGWRFASVKDREAVVGLVVDAAKQESLSLTPPELATSPEVFRREDGSTVFRPRHSVVFTSEELLAAEDRLLAHSTDLTAPSVGLHVVERVGRKQHLLSAEQVDTLARIAVSGRQIDCLVGPAGAGKTTAMHALKTAWTTVHGKDSVVGLAPSAIAAQVLAEDLGIRCENTAKWLHDYDRGRAQVRKGHLVIIDEATLAGTLALDRLVALTAEAGAKVLLVGDWAQLQSVEAGGAFTLLASARPDTPELTEVHRFTNEWEKAASLDLRLGRTEVIGTYVQHDRVREGTTDAMMDAAYLAWSDDIRAGRTAILVADATETVKDLNTRARADRIAGGDPAGSTEANLGDGTRASMGDLVITRSNDRRLSTVYGGWVHNGDRWRVTNVGGDGSMTVLRLGAVSGSTVTLPAAYVAKHVDLGYAVTAHRAQGLTVDTSHVVVSCTATRESLYVSMTRGREANIAYVALDKPDEGHAPPEPEEVNARTVLYGVLKHSGAEPSAHRMIVEEQEQWSSIAQLAAEYETIAAVAQRDRWISLVKACGLTDEQIDSVTGSDSFGPLTAELRRAEANGHDVDRLLPALVARRSLEDADDAGAVLISRLKKAARPKRGRRRAEPSHIAGLIPVAEGPMCPEMMTALTERQSLMESRAKALTANAVEAKEPWLKRLGTPPTTDAARSRWLNEVSAVAAFRDRYRVDGRRALGAPRTAAQKLDAVRARKAIRRARAIADQKDALSNEGRRSMDLYRQPIV; translated from the coding sequence GTGACGGTCTCGATGCGCGTGATGTCGTCGGGCAGGGGCTATGACTACCTGCTCAAGAGCGTGGTCCGCGGGGATGGCGACATGGGCGGAACGACCGCGCTCACGAGGTACTACACCCAGGAGGGCACGCCACCCGGCCGATGGATCGGCTCGGGGCTCCACGCACTCGGCAACGGTGCGATCAAACGAGGGGATGAGGTGATGCCAGAGCAGCTCGCACTGCTGCTCGGCACAGGTCGGGATCCGGTGACCGGCGAACCGCTGGGGCGGGCGTTTCCGGAATACGACGGGGTGAGGGCTCGGGTCGCGGCTCGGGTATCCAAGTTGCCTGGCGACCTCAGCGACGAACAGCGGCTCGAGGCGGCGGCCTCGATCGCGCACGAGGAGGTGGAGACCGGCACTCGACGTGCCGTCGCGGGCTTCGACTTCACATTCAGCGTTCCCAAGTCGGTCTCAGTACTCTGGGGCGTCGCGGACACGGGAACCCAGGCATGTATCCGCGAGGCTCACCACCAGGCGCTCGGCGAAACGGTCGCCTTCCTGGAGCGCGAGGTCGCCACGACCCGTCGCGGTGTCGATGCTGGCGACGGCGCCGTGGCGCAAGCTGACATCGTCGGGATCGTCGCAACGGCGTACGACCATTGGGACTCCCGGCTCGGTGACCCGCAGCTCCACACGCACGTCGTCATCTCCAACAAGGTCAAGACCGCGGAGGACGGGCGCTGGCGCAGCCTGGACGGACGACCGCTCCATGCAGCTGTCGTCGCCATGTCTGCGCACTACAACGCGGTACTCGCTGACCGCATGACCCGCACCTTCGGTATCGAGTGGGAGCAGCGCGACAGAGGCAACAACCACAACACGGCGTGGGAGCTGGAGCCCGTCCCGGAATCGCTCATCCGGGAGTTTTCCAGTCGCTCCCGAATGATCGATCAAGAGACCAACCGCCTGATCGAGGAGTACGTCGCCCGCCACGGGCGCCGCCCCTCCACGACACGGATCATCGAGCTGCGAGCGAAAGCGACGCTAACCACGCGCCCTGAGAAGGTCATCCGGTCGCTCTTCGACCTCACAACCGAATGGCGGGAACGGGTCCAGACGATCCTCGGGGCGGAGGCCGTCGATTGGGCACGCAGAAGCACAGCGGGTCCGGTCGCCCGCCCCACCCTTCGGGCCGACGACATCTCGCTCCATGTCGTCGCCCAGGTAGGGGTCTCGGTTGTCGGAGCAGTGAGTGAGAAGCGTTCGACGTGGCGGCACTGGAATCTCTGGGCCGAGGCATCGCGGCAGACGATGGGGTGGCGCTTCGCGAGTGTGAAGGACCGCGAGGCCGTGGTCGGCTTGGTCGTCGATGCTGCGAAACAGGAGTCGCTGTCTCTGACTCCGCCCGAGCTGGCCACCAGCCCCGAGGTCTTCCGGCGAGAGGACGGCAGCACGGTGTTTCGGCCACGGCACTCGGTGGTCTTTACGTCTGAGGAGTTGCTCGCCGCCGAGGACCGGTTGCTGGCCCACTCGACCGACCTCACCGCCCCGTCGGTCGGCCTGCATGTCGTCGAGCGCGTGGGACGCAAGCAACACCTGTTGAGCGCTGAGCAGGTCGACACGCTAGCGCGGATTGCTGTGTCCGGGCGGCAGATCGATTGTCTCGTCGGTCCTGCCGGTGCAGGCAAGACCACCGCCATGCACGCCCTGAAGACAGCTTGGACGACGGTGCACGGAAAGGACAGCGTTGTCGGCCTCGCACCTAGCGCTATCGCGGCTCAAGTGCTCGCCGAAGACCTCGGCATCCGGTGCGAGAACACCGCCAAGTGGCTCCACGACTACGACCGCGGACGGGCGCAGGTCCGGAAGGGGCACCTCGTGATCATCGACGAAGCCACGCTGGCCGGCACCTTGGCTCTCGACCGACTGGTCGCCCTCACAGCCGAAGCCGGCGCGAAGGTGCTGTTGGTTGGGGACTGGGCGCAACTCCAGTCAGTCGAGGCAGGAGGCGCGTTCACACTCCTGGCCTCCGCCCGCCCCGACACCCCCGAGCTCACCGAGGTCCACCGCTTCACCAACGAGTGGGAAAAAGCCGCCTCGCTCGACCTGCGCTTGGGCCGCACCGAGGTCATCGGCACGTACGTCCAACACGACCGGGTCCGCGAGGGCACAACCGACGCGATGATGGACGCCGCCTACCTCGCCTGGAGCGATGACATACGGGCCGGTCGCACCGCGATCCTCGTGGCAGATGCGACCGAGACGGTGAAGGACCTCAACACACGAGCCCGCGCCGACCGCATCGCCGGGGGCGATCCAGCAGGAAGCACCGAGGCCAATCTTGGTGACGGTACGCGTGCGTCAATGGGTGATCTTGTCATCACCCGCAGCAACGACCGTCGTCTCTCGACCGTGTATGGCGGATGGGTCCACAACGGAGACCGCTGGCGCGTCACAAATGTGGGCGGTGACGGCTCGATGACCGTTCTGCGTCTCGGCGCGGTCTCGGGCTCAACCGTGACCCTGCCAGCGGCGTACGTCGCCAAGCACGTCGACCTAGGGTACGCCGTGACGGCCCACCGCGCCCAGGGCCTCACCGTCGACACCTCGCACGTCGTCGTCTCATGCACGGCCACCCGCGAGAGCCTGTACGTCTCCATGACACGGGGCAGGGAGGCGAACATCGCGTACGTCGCTCTGGACAAGCCCGATGAGGGCCACGCCCCGCCAGAGCCTGAGGAGGTCAACGCACGCACCGTGTTGTACGGCGTGCTCAAACACTCCGGGGCGGAACCGTCCGCCCACCGGATGATCGTTGAGGAGCAGGAACAGTGGTCATCCATCGCGCAACTCGCGGCGGAGTACGAGACCATCGCTGCCGTTGCCCAGCGGGACCGCTGGATCAGCCTGGTAAAGGCCTGCGGGTTGACCGACGAGCAGATCGACTCGGTGACCGGATCCGACTCGTTCGGTCCGCTCACTGCCGAGCTGCGACGTGCCGAAGCGAATGGACACGACGTCGACCGACTCCTGCCGGCGCTCGTCGCACGCCGATCGCTCGAAGATGCTGACGACGCGGGAGCCGTGCTGATCAGCCGACTCAAGAAGGCAGCGCGGCCCAAACGTGGGAGGCGTCGCGCAGAACCTAGCCACATCGCCGGGTTGATCCCCGTGGCCGAGGGCCCGATGTGTCCCGAGATGATGACCGCACTCACCGAGCGACAGTCACTTATGGAGTCGCGGGCGAAGGCATTGACCGCCAACGCGGTAGAGGCCAAGGAGCCCTGGCTCAAACGCCTGGGCACGCCACCTACAACGGACGCAGCCCGTAGCCGCTGGCTCAACGAGGTCAGCGCTGTGGCTGCCTTCCGCGACCGATACCGAGTGGACGGGCGACGCGCTCTCGGAGCGCCGCGAACCGCCGCGCAGAAACTCGACGCCGTCCGGGCACGAAAGGCGATACGCCGAGCTCGGGCAATAGCCGATCAGAAGGATGCACTTTCTAACGAGGGCAGAAGAAGCATGGACCTGTACCGACAACCCATCGTCTGA
- a CDS encoding IS256 family transposase: MTAPHIVDPATVLGEALADASPDLMRHLLQTMINALLSADADAVVGAEWGQPSPDRLTHRNGYRHRDLDTRAGTIDVAIPKLRSGTYFPEWLLERRKRSEAALITVIADCYLAGVSTRRMDKLVKTLGIHALSKSQVSRMAAELDEHVNQFRHRSLAEAGPFTFVAADALTMKVREGGRVVNTVVLIATGVNGDGRREVLGLQTATAETGSAWNAFFADLVARGLTGVQLVTSDAHAGLKDAIAANLPGATWQRCRTHYAANLMSVSPKSMWPAVKAMLHSVYDQPTASDVHAQFDRTLDYVTEKLPAVAEHLDTARADILAFTEFPKDVWSQIWSNNPNERLNREIRRRTDSVGIFLCVSLDTGGAISTAGRLVEVSRMTRNLSVDPVATGLTPLGPVSSTPQRVAA, from the coding sequence ATGACCGCTCCCCACATTGTCGACCCTGCAACGGTGCTCGGTGAAGCCCTTGCCGACGCTTCCCCGGATTTGATGCGACACCTGCTGCAAACGATGATCAACGCCCTCCTGTCCGCCGACGCCGACGCCGTGGTCGGCGCCGAATGGGGACAGCCGTCCCCTGACCGCCTCACCCACCGCAACGGCTACCGCCACCGCGATCTCGACACCAGGGCTGGCACGATCGATGTCGCGATCCCGAAACTGCGATCGGGCACGTATTTCCCGGAGTGGCTTCTGGAGCGTCGCAAGCGCTCCGAGGCGGCCTTGATCACCGTGATCGCCGACTGCTACCTCGCAGGCGTCAGCACGCGGCGGATGGACAAGCTGGTGAAGACCCTCGGCATTCACGCCCTGTCGAAGTCGCAGGTGTCCCGGATGGCTGCCGAGCTCGACGAGCACGTGAACCAGTTCCGGCACCGCTCTTTGGCTGAGGCGGGCCCGTTCACGTTCGTCGCCGCCGACGCTCTGACGATGAAGGTTCGTGAGGGTGGCCGGGTGGTGAACACGGTCGTGCTGATCGCCACTGGCGTCAACGGTGACGGCCGCCGCGAAGTGCTCGGCCTGCAAACCGCGACAGCTGAGACCGGGTCGGCGTGGAATGCGTTCTTCGCAGACCTCGTCGCCCGCGGCCTCACCGGCGTGCAGCTGGTCACCAGTGACGCGCATGCCGGTTTGAAGGACGCGATTGCCGCGAACCTGCCCGGCGCGACCTGGCAGCGTTGCCGCACCCACTACGCGGCGAACCTGATGAGCGTGAGCCCGAAGAGCATGTGGCCGGCGGTGAAGGCGATGCTGCACTCCGTTTATGACCAGCCCACCGCCTCCGACGTGCACGCCCAGTTCGACCGCACCCTGGATTACGTGACCGAGAAGCTGCCCGCGGTCGCCGAGCACCTCGATACCGCCAGGGCCGACATCCTGGCCTTCACCGAGTTCCCCAAAGACGTGTGGTCCCAAATCTGGTCGAACAATCCCAACGAGCGCCTCAACCGCGAGATCCGCCGCCGCACCGACTCCGTCGGCATCTTCCTGTGTGTTTCTCTTGACACTGGCGGAGCGATCAGCACCGCTGGGAGGCTCGTTGAGGTGTCAAGGATGACCCGGAATCTTTCTGTCGACCCGGTTGCGACGGGTCTGACCCCGTTAGGGCCAGTCTCCTCGACACCTCAACGGGTGGCCGCGTGA
- a CDS encoding IS110 family transposase, which produces MTPLVIGIDPHSRVHVAAAVDHHGRCVDKHESGAAPQQLHELVDWVDQTGADIVAIEGTKGYGLPLARLLVAAGHTVVDVSSNLTADERKRSRRPGKDDEGDAVAIARIALREPDLPAMDATHLDADLKLLVDARDQLVSEEVRVRNRLHALLLVMSPGYQAVTGPLISRPAFGRARSLALKARKTDPMRAKLALAAVRRLNALRDEQAELVTEIDAELARRQPTHLLAIPGVGPLVAAKILGEARDPRHYASAAAFAAHAGVAPIPASSGNTHRHRLARGGNRQLNRALFTIAMVQARWHPPARDYLAKKRAEGKTSAEARRCLKRHLANIVYRALILDLQKGDDHQIGAAA; this is translated from the coding sequence ATGACACCCCTCGTAATCGGGATCGACCCACACAGCCGCGTTCACGTCGCTGCCGCCGTCGATCACCACGGCCGTTGCGTCGACAAGCACGAGAGCGGAGCCGCCCCGCAGCAGCTTCATGAACTCGTAGATTGGGTCGATCAGACCGGCGCAGACATCGTCGCGATCGAAGGCACGAAAGGCTATGGGCTGCCGCTTGCGCGGCTGCTGGTCGCCGCGGGTCACACCGTTGTTGACGTTTCATCGAACCTCACAGCCGACGAACGGAAACGCTCCCGCCGGCCGGGCAAAGACGACGAAGGGGACGCTGTCGCGATCGCACGCATCGCGCTGCGCGAACCCGATCTCCCTGCCATGGACGCGACGCATCTCGACGCCGACCTCAAGCTCCTCGTCGACGCACGAGACCAGCTGGTCAGCGAGGAAGTCCGTGTCCGCAACCGTCTCCACGCACTGCTGCTCGTGATGTCTCCGGGCTACCAGGCCGTGACTGGCCCGTTGATCTCGCGCCCGGCGTTCGGACGAGCCCGGAGTCTTGCGCTGAAGGCGCGGAAGACGGACCCGATGCGCGCCAAGCTCGCGCTGGCAGCAGTGCGGAGGTTGAACGCGCTGCGAGACGAGCAAGCTGAGCTGGTTACGGAGATCGACGCGGAACTTGCACGTCGCCAGCCAACGCACCTGCTCGCGATTCCGGGAGTTGGTCCTCTCGTCGCCGCGAAGATCCTCGGCGAAGCTCGCGACCCGCGCCACTACGCGTCAGCCGCGGCATTCGCCGCGCACGCTGGCGTCGCACCGATTCCGGCCTCCAGCGGCAACACACATCGTCACCGTCTCGCACGCGGCGGGAATCGGCAGCTGAACCGCGCGCTGTTCACGATCGCGATGGTTCAAGCACGTTGGCACCCACCAGCTCGCGACTATCTCGCCAAGAAGCGGGCCGAGGGAAAGACCAGCGCGGAGGCTCGCCGTTGCCTCAAACGGCACCTCGCGAACATCGTCTACCGAGCGCTTATCCTCGACCTCCAAAAAGGCGACGACCACCAAATTGGTGCAGCTGCTTGA
- a CDS encoding amidase, which translates to MSDQLWSKSATELAGLVRSKVVSATEVVEAHLQRIEDVNPELNAIAVVLADDARQSARIADEKTRTEPDQLGRLHGVPITLKVNIDLVGSATSDAVPAFKDFYPPMNTPLVDRLLGEGAIVVGRTNMSDMGMRMTTDSTLHGLTRNPWHPGRTAGGSSGGEGAALASGMSALGVGNDLVGSLRNPAHCCGISTLKPTPGRIPWADSILPPDGPLSFQMMLVHGPMARQVADVRLGMEIMSGAHPRDPYSVDVPLYRADSNQPFKVAVMAAPPGAPTDPEVSSVVRKAGEAVAAAGYEVDEIDAPEYLETRQIWLDFLMTEVNVLQDHITEAMGPAGRQFLRGFLDHAGPLDLPGYIDLFVRRRRMSRVWNDFFQEYPVIIAPTWLDVAFEHDWDLKSVADTVDNCGPVVPANVLGLPAAVTFGGLAKGMPVGVQCIAAAFHDDQAMQVAEVIEAAVGATRPVSPFINAG; encoded by the coding sequence ATGTCAGATCAGTTGTGGTCAAAGAGTGCTACCGAGCTTGCCGGATTGGTTCGCTCCAAAGTCGTCTCAGCGACCGAGGTCGTAGAAGCACATCTTCAGCGGATCGAGGACGTGAATCCGGAGCTCAACGCCATTGCCGTCGTGCTGGCGGATGATGCCCGGCAGTCTGCCCGCATCGCTGATGAGAAGACTCGAACGGAGCCAGACCAGCTGGGCAGACTTCATGGCGTCCCGATCACCCTCAAGGTGAATATTGACCTCGTCGGTTCGGCGACCTCGGACGCCGTACCCGCTTTCAAAGACTTCTACCCGCCTATGAACACGCCTCTAGTGGATCGACTCTTGGGGGAAGGCGCCATAGTTGTCGGTCGAACGAACATGTCGGACATGGGCATGCGCATGACGACCGACAGCACGCTGCATGGACTCACGAGAAACCCATGGCATCCGGGGCGCACGGCTGGCGGATCGTCAGGCGGCGAGGGCGCCGCCCTCGCATCTGGCATGTCGGCGCTGGGAGTCGGGAATGATCTCGTTGGTTCTCTGCGGAATCCTGCGCATTGCTGCGGCATCTCGACTCTGAAGCCCACCCCCGGCCGTATTCCGTGGGCGGACTCAATCCTGCCGCCTGACGGCCCGCTCTCCTTCCAAATGATGTTGGTGCACGGCCCCATGGCGCGTCAGGTGGCGGACGTTCGGCTGGGCATGGAGATCATGAGCGGTGCTCACCCACGCGACCCCTACTCGGTTGACGTTCCGCTGTACCGCGCCGATTCCAACCAGCCGTTCAAAGTCGCCGTCATGGCGGCGCCTCCTGGAGCACCAACAGACCCAGAGGTGTCCTCTGTGGTTCGCAAGGCAGGGGAGGCGGTGGCCGCGGCTGGCTACGAAGTCGACGAGATCGATGCTCCCGAGTATTTAGAGACGAGGCAGATTTGGCTCGACTTCCTGATGACCGAAGTCAATGTTCTTCAGGATCACATAACCGAAGCGATGGGCCCTGCGGGACGCCAGTTCCTGCGCGGCTTCCTCGACCACGCGGGCCCGCTTGACCTTCCCGGGTACATCGACCTGTTTGTGCGGCGTCGTCGGATGAGCAGGGTCTGGAACGACTTTTTCCAAGAGTACCCGGTGATTATCGCGCCCACGTGGCTTGATGTCGCGTTCGAGCACGACTGGGACTTGAAGTCGGTTGCGGACACTGTGGATAACTGTGGGCCGGTCGTGCCTGCCAACGTTCTAGGTCTTCCGGCGGCTGTGACCTTCGGGGGCCTCGCAAAGGGTATGCCTGTTGGTGTCCAATGCATCGCTGCGGCCTTCCACGACGATCAAGCGATGCAAGTCGCTGAGGTCATCGAGGCCGCTGTGGGAGCAACCCGCCCCGTCTCGCCGTTCATCAACGCTGGTTAG